Proteins encoded in a region of the Pseudomonas sp. PDNC002 genome:
- a CDS encoding DUF4280 domain-containing protein, with product MGCPQVCSGATLQCSFGLAPSVLNVLPLNRTLTAGMPAANLQDHIPLVNILPFGMCSSPANPTVAAATAAALGVLTPMPCIPATASPWIPGGPPTLLLGGMPALDANGTLMCNWAGVIKTVMPGQMQMLIP from the coding sequence ATGGGATGTCCTCAGGTTTGCAGTGGCGCCACCCTGCAGTGCAGCTTCGGCCTGGCACCTTCGGTGCTCAACGTCCTGCCGCTCAACCGCACACTGACCGCAGGCATGCCGGCGGCCAATCTCCAGGATCACATTCCGCTGGTGAACATCCTGCCCTTCGGCATGTGCAGCAGCCCGGCCAATCCCACCGTGGCGGCGGCTACCGCCGCGGCGCTCGGCGTGCTCACGCCGATGCCGTGCATACCGGCCACAGCCTCCCCGTGGATTCCCGGCGGACCGCCCACCCTGCTGCTGGGCGGTATGCCGGCGCTGGACGCCAACGGCACCTTGATGTGCAACTGGGCGGGTGTGATCAAGACCGTGATGCCGGGCCAGATGCAGATGCTGATTCCCTGA
- a CDS encoding toxin-antitoxin system YwqK family antitoxin — MANSGTLDLKRGDSTLQGRLQDGALEGPLRIAEHGRPQANLLYQGGELHGCSSLFHPNGKVGALMPYVRGRLHGEARFYAADGALQRKVMYRDGLVHGEASTYFPDGSLAEQCFYRDGVQEGPYRRFHGNGQLAHEAHYAKGAALDAPSTYAEDGRPLEPDGKPMSRLRWWFSGSDA; from the coding sequence ATGGCCAACAGTGGCACCCTGGACCTCAAGCGCGGCGACAGCACCCTGCAGGGACGCCTGCAGGACGGCGCGCTGGAAGGCCCGTTGCGCATCGCCGAGCACGGCCGCCCGCAGGCCAATCTCTTGTATCAGGGTGGCGAGCTGCACGGTTGCAGCAGCCTCTTCCATCCCAACGGCAAGGTCGGCGCGCTCATGCCTTATGTGCGCGGACGCCTGCACGGCGAGGCACGCTTCTACGCTGCCGATGGCGCCCTGCAGCGCAAGGTGATGTACCGCGACGGACTGGTGCATGGCGAGGCCAGTACTTACTTCCCCGACGGTTCGCTGGCGGAGCAGTGCTTCTACCGTGACGGCGTGCAGGAAGGGCCTTACCGGCGCTTCCACGGCAACGGGCAGTTGGCGCACGAGGCGCACTACGCCAAGGGTGCCGCACTTGACGCGCCCTCCACCTATGCCGAGGACGGCCGCCCACTGGAGCCTGACGGCAAGCCAATGTCCCGCCTGCGTTGGTGGTTCAGCGGCAGTGATGCCTGA
- the tssI gene encoding type VI secretion system tip protein VgrG: MPRANDTTTSLALTAPALTDLYPQSLSGLEALNGLAQMGLEGTCDSSLALQGAIATHLTTTLRNDSEQRPLDALIAEIRQLPADATADRYQLILQPWLWWLTLASNNRVFQNLATSDIVTTIFKTHGFTDFKLSLTGSYEPREYCVQYGESDFAFVSRLLEEEGIFWFFTHEDGKHTLVLGDSNDAFPQIPNGPTVPYLGQEIGVRELHGVRSGQLCLQAVAGVYSATDYEFTTPTTSLYSQAEAVAGPRAMYEHPGGYTAKARGDSLSKQRVDELRSQEKRFIGESDCRWLVPGHWFTLSGHDDASLNIDWLVTSVTHEADHEHYRNRFEAIPKATNYHPRRATPKPRMHTQTALVVGKSGEEIWTDQYGRIKIQFPWDQQGKNDETSSCWVRVVLPWSGKGFGMQFIPRIGQEVIVTFIDGDPDRPLVTGCVYNGDNALPYALPENQTQSGIKTNSSKGGGGFNELRFEDKKDAEEVFLQAQKDMKVNVLNDSTATIGHDETLTVQNARTRTVKEGDETITLEKGKRSVTIQTGSDTLDVKDSRTVTVGADQTHSTGGNYSHKVSGNFELTVDGNLTIKVSGTLALQSGGSLTLKTDADLAAQAGTSVTSKAGTSLTNEAGTSLTNKAGTTLTNDAGVSLTNKASAEQTVDGGGMLTIKGGLVKVN; encoded by the coding sequence ATGCCCCGCGCGAACGACACCACCACCAGCCTTGCCCTCACTGCACCGGCACTGACTGACCTATATCCGCAGAGCCTGTCCGGGCTGGAGGCGTTGAACGGTTTAGCCCAGATGGGCCTGGAGGGAACCTGCGATAGCTCCCTCGCACTGCAAGGCGCGATCGCCACACACCTCACCACCACCCTCCGAAACGACTCCGAGCAACGCCCCCTCGATGCCCTGATCGCCGAAATCCGCCAGCTCCCCGCTGACGCCACCGCTGACCGTTATCAACTCATCCTCCAGCCCTGGCTCTGGTGGCTGACCCTGGCCAGCAACAACCGCGTCTTCCAGAACCTCGCCACCAGCGACATCGTCACCACGATCTTCAAGACCCACGGCTTCACCGACTTCAAGCTGTCGCTGACCGGCAGCTACGAGCCACGTGAGTATTGCGTGCAGTACGGCGAAAGCGACTTCGCCTTCGTTTCGCGGCTGCTGGAGGAGGAAGGCATCTTCTGGTTCTTCACCCATGAAGACGGCAAGCACACCCTGGTGCTGGGTGACAGCAACGATGCCTTCCCGCAGATTCCCAACGGGCCGACCGTGCCCTATCTGGGCCAGGAGATCGGCGTGCGGGAGCTGCACGGCGTGCGCTCCGGGCAGTTGTGCCTGCAGGCGGTTGCCGGGGTGTACAGCGCCACGGATTACGAATTCACCACGCCCACCACCTCGCTCTACAGCCAGGCCGAAGCGGTGGCCGGGCCGCGCGCGATGTATGAGCATCCGGGTGGTTACACCGCCAAGGCGCGCGGGGATTCGCTTTCCAAGCAGCGGGTGGACGAATTGCGCAGCCAGGAAAAGCGTTTCATTGGCGAGAGCGACTGCCGCTGGCTGGTGCCGGGGCACTGGTTCACCCTCAGTGGCCACGACGACGCATCGCTCAATATCGACTGGCTGGTGACGTCGGTGACCCATGAAGCCGACCACGAGCACTACCGCAACCGCTTCGAGGCCATTCCCAAAGCCACCAACTACCACCCGCGGCGCGCCACGCCCAAGCCGCGCATGCATACCCAGACAGCGCTGGTCGTCGGCAAGAGCGGCGAGGAAATCTGGACCGACCAGTACGGCCGCATCAAGATCCAGTTCCCCTGGGACCAGCAGGGCAAGAACGACGAGACCTCGTCCTGCTGGGTGCGCGTGGTGCTGCCCTGGAGCGGCAAGGGCTTTGGCATGCAGTTCATCCCGCGCATCGGCCAGGAAGTGATCGTCACTTTCATCGATGGCGACCCGGACCGTCCGCTGGTCACCGGCTGCGTCTACAACGGCGACAACGCCCTACCCTACGCGCTGCCGGAGAACCAGACACAGTCCGGCATCAAGACCAATTCGTCCAAGGGCGGCGGCGGCTTCAACGAGCTGCGCTTCGAGGACAAGAAGGATGCCGAGGAAGTCTTCCTGCAGGCGCAGAAGGACATGAAGGTCAACGTGCTCAACGACAGCACCGCCACCATCGGTCACGACGAGACGCTCACGGTGCAGAACGCGCGCACCCGCACCGTGAAGGAAGGCGACGAAACCATCACCCTGGAAAAGGGCAAGCGCAGCGTCACCATCCAGACCGGCAGCGACACGCTGGATGTGAAGGACAGCCGCACAGTAACGGTGGGCGCCGACCAGACCCACAGTACCGGCGGCAACTACAGCCACAAGGTCAGCGGCAACTTCGAGCTGACCGTGGACGGCAACCTCACCATCAAGGTCAGCGGCACCCTCGCCCTGCAGAGTGGCGGCAGCCTGACCCTGAAGACCGACGCCGATCTCGCCGCCCAGGCCGGGACTTCGGTGACCAGCAAGGCCGGCACATCGCTGACCAACGAGGCCGGCACGTCGCTCACCAACAAGGCCGGCACCACGCTGACCAATGATGCCGGGGTGAGCCTGACCAACAAGGCCAGCGCCGAGCAGACGGTGGACGGCGGCGGCATGCTGACCATCAAGGGCGGCCTGGTGAAGGTCAACTGA
- the tssH gene encoding type VI secretion system ATPase TssH codes for MDLASLIGRLNPESRRALERAAQRCLQRTHHYVEIEHLLLELLDIDGGDLALLLPRFGLERDQLVGEINTALELFRIGSTRTPALSTQTVGLLEDAVLQASVLGQPAVRSGLLLLALLDREERRTLLLNSASSLLRIPHEALRENLLEWTAGSREQPPGAAAPAKARPGKAQAPDNVLDQYTQDLTADAHAGRIDPIVGRDGEIRQCVDILLRRRQNNPILVGAPGVGKTAVVEGLALRIAAGEVPPPLQDVVLRVLDLGLLQAGAGVKGEFEQRLKGVIDAVRSSEQPIILFIDEAHTLIGAGGAEGGSDAANLLKPALARGELRTLAATTWLEYKKYFEKDPALARRFQLVQVEEPDEATAVDMLRGVAAKLELHHGVQVLDVAIQDAVKLSHRYISGRQLPDKAISVLDTACARVALAQHDVPPPLENLRHRELAVEEELQRLRREQATGLDHSARITALEQESAGNLVAMRALEKRWSEEREAVRELLQSRRELLTLSESADAAKPDEELDGRIDHLAAELARLEAGLDAIREDDPLVPEQVDSKTVAAVIAGWTGIPVGKMLADEAHAIRTLAQRMGQRVMGQDAALGTIAQRIQAYRAGLTDPAKPVGVFLLLGPTGVGKTETAYALADALYGGERNLISINLSEYQEAHTVSQLKGAPPGYVGYGTGGVLTEAVRRRPYSVVLLDEIEKAHPDVLEAFYNVFDKGVMEDGTGLVVDFKNTVILATSNVGAELLLDTPTEQIATPVFDERLRKVLLHAFRAAFLARMTVVPYRPLEEATLEGIVIAKLEKLRERYKAATGKQFDFDPAIVKAVLAKCSSAGARDIENVLMAEVTGKLAEWVLN; via the coding sequence ATGGATCTCGCCAGCCTGATCGGCCGCCTCAACCCCGAATCCCGTCGCGCCCTGGAGCGCGCCGCGCAACGCTGCCTGCAGCGCACCCACCACTATGTGGAAATCGAGCACCTGCTGCTGGAGCTGCTGGACATCGACGGCGGTGACCTGGCGCTGCTGCTGCCCCGTTTCGGCCTGGAACGCGACCAGCTAGTCGGCGAGATCAACACCGCGCTGGAGCTGTTCCGCATCGGCAGCACCCGCACGCCGGCGCTCTCGACGCAGACCGTCGGCCTGCTCGAAGACGCGGTATTGCAGGCCAGTGTGCTCGGCCAGCCCGCGGTCCGTTCGGGCCTGCTGCTGCTTGCCCTGCTCGACCGCGAAGAGCGCCGCACGCTGCTGCTCAACAGTGCCTCGTCGCTGTTGCGTATCCCCCACGAAGCACTGCGGGAAAACCTGCTGGAATGGACCGCCGGTTCGCGCGAGCAGCCGCCCGGCGCAGCGGCGCCGGCAAAGGCCCGGCCGGGCAAGGCGCAAGCGCCGGACAACGTGCTCGACCAATACACCCAGGACCTCACCGCCGACGCCCACGCCGGACGGATCGACCCCATCGTCGGGCGCGACGGCGAGATTCGCCAATGCGTGGACATTCTCCTGCGGCGCCGGCAGAACAACCCGATCCTGGTCGGCGCCCCGGGCGTGGGCAAGACCGCCGTGGTCGAAGGTCTCGCCCTGCGCATCGCCGCCGGGGAAGTACCGCCGCCGCTGCAGGACGTGGTGCTGCGCGTGCTCGACCTGGGCCTGTTGCAGGCCGGCGCGGGCGTCAAAGGCGAGTTCGAGCAGCGCCTGAAGGGTGTGATCGACGCGGTGCGCAGCAGCGAGCAGCCGATCATCCTGTTCATCGACGAAGCCCATACGCTGATCGGCGCCGGTGGTGCCGAGGGCGGCAGCGATGCCGCCAACCTCCTCAAGCCCGCCCTGGCCCGTGGCGAGTTGCGCACCCTGGCCGCCACCACCTGGCTGGAGTACAAGAAATACTTCGAGAAAGACCCGGCACTGGCGCGGCGCTTCCAGCTGGTGCAGGTGGAAGAACCCGACGAGGCCACCGCCGTGGACATGCTGCGCGGCGTGGCGGCGAAGCTCGAACTGCACCACGGCGTGCAGGTGCTCGACGTGGCCATCCAGGACGCGGTGAAGCTTTCCCATCGCTACATCTCCGGGCGCCAGTTGCCGGACAAGGCCATCAGCGTGCTGGACACCGCCTGCGCCCGCGTCGCCCTGGCCCAGCACGATGTGCCACCGCCGCTGGAAAACCTGCGCCACCGCGAACTGGCGGTGGAAGAAGAGCTGCAGCGCCTGCGCCGCGAGCAGGCCACCGGCCTGGACCACAGCGCGCGGATCACCGCGCTGGAGCAGGAATCCGCCGGCAACCTGGTGGCCATGCGCGCATTGGAGAAACGCTGGTCGGAGGAACGCGAAGCGGTGCGCGAGCTGCTGCAGTCGCGCCGCGAACTGCTGACCCTGAGCGAAAGCGCCGACGCCGCCAAACCCGACGAAGAACTCGACGGTCGCATCGACCACCTGGCCGCCGAACTGGCGCGCCTGGAAGCCGGGCTAGACGCCATCCGCGAAGACGATCCACTGGTGCCCGAGCAAGTGGACTCCAAGACGGTCGCCGCGGTGATCGCCGGTTGGACCGGGATTCCCGTGGGCAAGATGCTCGCCGACGAAGCCCACGCCATTCGCACCCTCGCCCAGCGCATGGGCCAGCGGGTAATGGGCCAGGACGCGGCGCTGGGCACCATCGCCCAACGCATCCAGGCCTACCGCGCGGGCCTGACCGACCCGGCCAAGCCGGTGGGCGTGTTCCTGCTGCTCGGCCCCACCGGCGTGGGCAAGACCGAGACCGCCTACGCCCTGGCCGACGCGCTGTATGGCGGCGAGCGCAACCTCATCAGCATCAACCTCTCCGAGTACCAGGAAGCCCACACCGTCAGCCAGCTCAAGGGCGCCCCGCCCGGCTACGTCGGCTATGGCACTGGCGGCGTGCTCACCGAGGCCGTGCGCCGCCGCCCCTACTCCGTGGTGCTGCTGGACGAAATCGAGAAAGCCCACCCGGATGTGCTGGAAGCCTTCTACAACGTCTTCGACAAGGGCGTGATGGAGGACGGCACCGGCCTGGTGGTGGACTTCAAGAACACCGTGATCCTCGCCACCAGCAACGTCGGCGCCGAACTGCTGCTCGACACCCCGACCGAACAGATCGCCACCCCCGTGTTCGACGAACGCCTGCGCAAGGTCCTGCTGCACGCCTTCCGCGCCGCCTTCCTCGCGCGCATGACCGTGGTGCCCTATCGGCCGCTGGAGGAAGCGACGCTGGAAGGCATCGTCATCGCCAAGCTGGAGAAGCTGCGCGAGCGCTACAAGGCGGCCACCGGCAAGCAGTTCGATTTCGATCCGGCCATCGTCAAGGCGGTGTTGGCCAAGTGCAGTTCGGCGGGAGCAAGGGATATCGAGAATGTACTGATGGCGGAAGTGACCGGGAAGTTGGCGGAATGGGTGCTTAATTAG
- the tssG gene encoding type VI secretion system baseplate subunit TssG: MATPGRPTARPLSQRLRAEPHAFEWLQALLLLERECPDATSLGQGSLPEAEALRLRGPLTPVFEPSQISALDEVDGRPQLSTAIFGLGGADGALPYAYQEWLQQRARLKDHAPGEFLDLFQHRLLSLLYRVLRKHRLALGYQAPDSAPLQRPLRALVGLLPGGLQERNALPDSAVLARGARFSGRRRSLAAFAAMVRQQFGVSARCEAYAGAWRDIPPASRSVLRRGGSNLGLGRDAVAGTRVWDEHAGFHLQLGPFDETTARRFLPDGDAHPLLASLCALYFGPDLDCRLRLLVRASGPLSLRAGNGPRLNWNTGLSRDTNTLQPIDLNLRHAEMT, from the coding sequence ATGGCAACCCCAGGCCGGCCAACCGCTCGCCCTCTGAGCCAGCGCCTGCGTGCCGAGCCGCATGCCTTCGAATGGCTGCAGGCCCTGCTGCTGCTCGAGCGCGAATGCCCCGACGCCACGTCGCTGGGCCAGGGCAGCCTGCCGGAAGCCGAAGCGCTGCGCCTGCGCGGCCCGCTGACGCCGGTATTCGAACCCAGCCAGATCAGCGCGCTGGACGAGGTGGACGGACGACCGCAACTGAGCACCGCGATCTTCGGCCTCGGCGGAGCCGACGGCGCCCTGCCCTACGCCTACCAGGAATGGCTGCAGCAACGGGCACGGTTGAAGGATCACGCCCCTGGAGAGTTCCTCGACCTGTTCCAGCACCGCCTGCTCAGCCTGCTCTATCGGGTGCTGCGCAAGCATCGCCTGGCGCTTGGCTACCAGGCTCCCGATAGCGCACCGTTGCAGCGACCGCTGCGCGCGCTGGTCGGCCTGCTGCCCGGCGGCCTGCAGGAACGCAATGCGCTGCCTGACAGCGCGGTTCTCGCCCGTGGGGCACGCTTCTCCGGCCGCCGCCGCTCGCTGGCCGCATTCGCCGCCATGGTGCGCCAGCAGTTCGGTGTGTCCGCCCGCTGCGAAGCGTATGCCGGCGCCTGGCGCGACATCCCGCCGGCCAGCCGCAGCGTGCTCCGACGCGGCGGTAGCAACCTCGGCCTCGGGCGCGATGCCGTCGCGGGGACTCGCGTATGGGATGAACACGCCGGCTTTCACCTGCAACTCGGCCCCTTCGATGAAACCACGGCGCGACGCTTCCTCCCCGATGGAGACGCCCACCCGTTGCTGGCCAGCCTGTGCGCGCTCTACTTCGGCCCCGACCTCGATTGCCGGCTGCGCCTGCTCGTACGCGCCAGCGGCCCCTTGAGCCTGCGCGCGGGCAACGGCCCGCGACTGAACTGGAATACCGGACTGAGCCGCGACACCAACACGCTCCAGCCAATCGACCTGAATCTGCGCCACGCGGAGATGACCTGA
- the tssF gene encoding type VI secretion system baseplate subunit TssF, whose amino-acid sequence MSDSIDAELLDYYQRELTWLRHAGAGFAARYPKVARRLELSAGECADPHVERLLEGFALLAARLQRRLDDDYAQFSDALLEQLYPLALRPLPSCAVVRFEPDPTKGSLAAGYRLPRGTPLFISVPGQERIELPPELRGQTLHWRTTDDVTVWPLQITDAVLLGAEEAQALTGVAGARAALRLDLRCLDADGWAALAIDHLRLHLCASAVTNATLLDLLGAHASALLAGPEGAIPQRLRGLPRLVGFAAEQALLPEDDLIHPGLRLLAEYFAFPEKFAFIDLPLADLRASGETLQLYVTFDRAAPGRLPLQASDLALGCVPAINLFPRTSEPLRPDGTQSEYRLVADAHRENSVEIHSIRSLRASGPRGVVEVAAYHGGQHLPGDQGLYWHARRVEGMTPNRRGSDLLLSLVDTGLQPLHDAPEYSLTAELLCTNRGLAERLPAGIALAFERPGPVARISLLRAPSRQLQPRLDGPSRWQLVSHLTLNHLSLVEGPQALDALREILGLHNFTSDNGAYRQVEGLQKLDCVRVVDRVGEDAWRGWRNGLEVRVHLDRQAFVGASAVLFSAVLAQFFSLYANPNRFVRTVLMQSDQEIRRWQPQAGQPLAL is encoded by the coding sequence ATGAGCGATTCGATTGATGCCGAACTGCTGGATTACTACCAGCGCGAACTGACCTGGCTGCGCCACGCCGGCGCCGGTTTCGCCGCGCGCTACCCGAAGGTGGCCCGGCGCCTGGAACTGAGCGCGGGAGAATGCGCGGACCCCCACGTCGAACGCCTGCTGGAAGGATTCGCCCTGCTTGCCGCGCGCCTGCAACGGCGCCTGGATGACGATTACGCGCAGTTCAGCGATGCCCTGCTGGAGCAACTCTATCCCCTGGCACTGCGCCCACTCCCCTCCTGCGCCGTCGTACGGTTCGAGCCCGACCCCACCAAGGGCAGCCTCGCCGCCGGATACCGGCTGCCGCGCGGCACCCCGCTGTTCATCAGCGTGCCCGGCCAGGAACGCATCGAACTGCCGCCGGAGCTGCGTGGCCAGACGCTGCACTGGCGCACCACCGACGACGTGACGGTCTGGCCTCTGCAGATCACCGACGCCGTGCTGCTGGGTGCCGAGGAAGCCCAGGCGCTCACAGGCGTGGCCGGCGCGCGGGCGGCACTGCGCCTGGACCTGCGCTGCCTCGACGCCGATGGCTGGGCGGCGCTGGCCATCGATCACCTGCGCCTGCACCTGTGCGCCAGCGCGGTGACCAATGCCACCCTGCTCGACTTGCTGGGCGCCCATGCCAGCGCCCTGCTGGCCGGCCCTGAAGGTGCCATCCCGCAACGCCTGCGCGGCTTGCCGCGCCTGGTGGGCTTCGCCGCCGAACAGGCGCTGTTGCCGGAGGACGACCTGATTCACCCCGGCCTGCGCCTGCTCGCCGAATACTTCGCCTTCCCCGAAAAATTCGCCTTCATCGACCTGCCACTGGCCGACCTGCGCGCCAGCGGGGAAACCTTGCAGCTCTACGTGACCTTCGACCGAGCCGCACCGGGGCGCCTGCCACTGCAGGCCAGCGACCTCGCACTGGGCTGCGTGCCGGCGATCAACCTGTTCCCGCGCACCTCAGAGCCCCTGCGCCCGGACGGCACGCAGAGCGAATATCGCCTGGTCGCCGACGCCCACCGCGAGAACAGCGTGGAAATCCACAGCATCCGTTCGCTGCGCGCCAGCGGCCCGCGGGGCGTCGTGGAAGTCGCGGCCTATCACGGCGGACAACACCTGCCCGGCGACCAGGGACTGTATTGGCACGCCCGCCGCGTGGAAGGCATGACACCGAACCGGCGCGGCAGCGACCTGCTGCTCAGCCTGGTCGACACCGGCCTGCAACCGCTGCACGACGCCCCCGAATACAGCCTCACCGCCGAACTGCTGTGCACCAATCGGGGCCTGGCCGAGCGCTTGCCGGCAGGCATCGCCCTGGCGTTCGAACGCCCCGGTCCCGTCGCGCGGATCAGCCTGCTGCGCGCGCCCAGCCGACAGCTCCAGCCCCGGCTGGATGGCCCCTCACGCTGGCAACTGGTGTCGCACCTGACCCTCAATCACCTGTCGCTGGTGGAGGGACCGCAGGCACTGGACGCGCTGCGGGAAATCCTCGGCCTGCACAACTTCACCAGCGACAACGGCGCCTATCGCCAAGTGGAAGGGTTGCAGAAGCTGGATTGCGTTCGCGTGGTCGATCGCGTCGGCGAGGATGCCTGGCGCGGTTGGCGCAATGGCCTGGAGGTACGCGTGCACCTGGACCGCCAGGCGTTCGTCGGCGCCAGCGCCGTCCTGTTCAGCGCCGTGCTGGCGCAGTTCTTCTCGCTCTATGCCAATCCCAATCGCTTCGTGCGCACCGTGCTCATGCAGTCCGACCAGGAGATCCGCCGATGGCAACCCCAGGCCGGCCAACCGCTCGCCCTCTGA
- the tssE gene encoding type VI secretion system baseplate subunit TssE, with amino-acid sequence MSGYGLPPLFERLAEQDGRDAFDLEALCASVSRELSRLLNSRSPARGGAGILDYGILDWTALQARRDSDRRLLAREIRRAIQRFEPRLELAEVTVEPDPQQPQRLRARLHGTLRQDPRRAPLLFDLTPTGGTLEVRHERFD; translated from the coding sequence ATGTCCGGCTATGGGCTGCCGCCGCTGTTCGAACGCCTCGCCGAGCAGGACGGCCGCGACGCGTTCGACCTCGAGGCACTCTGCGCCTCGGTGTCGCGGGAGCTGTCGCGCCTGCTCAACAGCCGCAGTCCGGCGCGTGGCGGCGCCGGCATCCTCGACTACGGCATCCTCGACTGGACGGCGCTGCAGGCCCGGCGCGACAGCGACCGGCGCTTGCTGGCGCGGGAAATCCGCCGCGCCATCCAGCGCTTCGAGCCCCGCCTGGAGCTCGCCGAGGTCACGGTGGAGCCCGATCCGCAGCAACCCCAGCGCCTGCGCGCGCGCCTGCACGGCACCCTGCGCCAGGACCCACGTCGCGCACCACTGCTGTTCGACCTGACACCCACCGGCGGGACACTGGAAGTACGCCATGAGCGATTCGATTGA
- a CDS encoding Hcp family type VI secretion system effector encodes MDAIILDFGDDIKGDCLLTGYENKIEVMSYSHNVAMQVTNDVSNSERTSGKPHVGEFTLTKFVDTSTPTLNEYCCAGKPIATTTVTIGRNAAEGDGKIMPFIVYTLSNVVLSNVSVSGGAGGKPVETLSLNFTKIKWELTAQKDDGSKEGTAASTWDMAANKLAS; translated from the coding sequence ATGGATGCGATCATTCTCGACTTCGGCGACGACATCAAAGGCGATTGCCTGCTGACCGGCTACGAAAACAAGATCGAGGTCATGTCCTACAGCCATAACGTGGCCATGCAGGTGACCAACGATGTCAGCAACTCGGAGCGCACCTCCGGCAAGCCCCACGTCGGCGAGTTCACCCTGACCAAGTTCGTCGACACCTCCACCCCGACCCTCAACGAGTACTGCTGCGCCGGCAAGCCGATCGCCACCACCACCGTCACCATCGGCCGCAACGCCGCCGAGGGCGACGGCAAGATCATGCCCTTCATCGTCTACACCCTGAGCAACGTGGTGCTCTCCAACGTCAGCGTCAGTGGCGGCGCAGGCGGCAAGCCGGTGGAAACCCTTTCGCTGAACTTCACCAAGATCAAATGGGAGCTCACCGCGCAGAAGGACGATGGCAGCAAGGAAGGCACCGCCGCTTCCACCTGGGACATGGCCGCCAACAAGCTGGCCAGCTGA
- the tssC gene encoding type VI secretion system contractile sheath large subunit, giving the protein MANTSSAAAQGAEGSTQTLDLLDRIIAEGRMAHDDSQQEYARDMLAEFATQVLDEGMTVSKDTVAMINDRISRIDELISAQLNEILHHPELQKLEASWRGLHQLVQNSETGTRLKLRLLNVGQQELQNDLEKAVEFDQSTLFKKIYEEEYGTFGGHPFSLLLGDYHFGRHPQDIALLEKLSNVAAAAHAPFIAAASPRLFDMGSFTELAVPRDLSKVFESLELIKWRSFRESEDSRYVTLALPRFLLRLPYGPDTQPVEGMNFIEKVDGTDHSKYLWGNAAWVLAQRITEAFARYGWCAAIRGAEGGGAVEGLPAHTFRTHAGDLSLKCPTEVAITDRREKELNDLGFVALCHKKNTDLAVFFGGQTTNKPRLYNTNEANANARLSAMLPYVLAASRFAHYLKVIMRDKVGSFMTRDNVQTYLNNWIADYVLINDNAPQEIKAQYPLREARVDVTEVAGKPGVYRATVFLRPHFQLEELTASIRLVANLPPPVAA; this is encoded by the coding sequence ATGGCCAACACCAGCTCCGCTGCGGCGCAAGGCGCCGAAGGCAGCACCCAGACACTCGACCTGCTCGACCGCATCATCGCCGAAGGCCGCATGGCCCACGACGACAGCCAGCAGGAATACGCCCGCGACATGCTCGCGGAGTTCGCCACCCAGGTCCTCGACGAAGGCATGACCGTCAGCAAGGACACCGTGGCGATGATCAACGACCGCATCAGCCGGATCGACGAGCTGATCAGCGCGCAGCTCAACGAGATCCTCCATCACCCCGAGCTGCAGAAGCTCGAAGCGTCCTGGCGCGGCCTGCATCAGCTGGTGCAGAACTCCGAGACCGGCACGCGGCTGAAACTCCGGCTGCTCAACGTCGGCCAGCAGGAACTGCAGAACGATCTGGAGAAAGCCGTCGAGTTCGACCAGAGCACGCTCTTCAAGAAAATCTACGAAGAGGAGTACGGCACCTTCGGCGGGCATCCCTTCAGCCTGCTGCTGGGCGACTACCACTTCGGCCGCCACCCGCAGGACATCGCGCTGCTGGAGAAGCTCTCCAATGTCGCCGCCGCGGCCCACGCACCCTTCATCGCCGCCGCCAGCCCGCGCCTGTTCGACATGGGCAGCTTCACCGAACTGGCGGTGCCGCGAGACCTCAGCAAGGTGTTCGAGAGCCTGGAGCTGATCAAGTGGCGTTCGTTCCGCGAGAGCGAGGATTCGCGCTACGTCACCCTGGCCTTGCCGCGCTTCCTCCTGCGCCTGCCGTACGGTCCGGACACCCAGCCGGTGGAAGGCATGAACTTCATCGAGAAGGTCGACGGCACCGATCACTCCAAGTACCTCTGGGGCAACGCCGCGTGGGTCCTCGCGCAGCGCATCACCGAGGCGTTCGCGCGCTACGGCTGGTGCGCCGCGATCCGCGGGGCCGAAGGCGGCGGCGCGGTGGAAGGCCTGCCGGCGCACACCTTCCGCACCCACGCTGGCGACCTGTCGCTGAAATGCCCCACCGAAGTCGCGATCACCGACCGCCGCGAGAAGGAACTCAACGACCTGGGCTTCGTCGCCCTGTGCCACAAGAAGAACACCGACCTCGCCGTGTTCTTCGGCGGCCAGACCACCAACAAGCCCAGGCTCTACAACACCAATGAGGCCAACGCCAATGCCCGCCTCTCGGCCATGCTGCCGTATGTGCTGGCGGCCTCGCGCTTCGCCCATTACCTGAAGGTGATCATGCGCGACAAGGTGGGCAGCTTCATGACCCGCGACAACGTGCAGACCTACCTCAACAACTGGATCGCCGACTACGTGCTGATCAACGACAACGCCCCCCAGGAGATCAAGGCGCAATACCCGCTGCGCGAGGCGCGCGTGGACGTCACGGAAGTGGCCGGCAAGCCAGGCGTGTATCGCGCCACCGTGTTCCTGCGGCCGCACTTCCAGCTGGAGGAACTGACCGCGTCCATCCGCCTGGTAGCCAACCTGCCGCCGCCGGTGGCGGCCTGA